The Neurospora crassa OR74A linkage group I, whole genome shotgun sequence genome segment TCGCCTACCTATCGACCAGACGGCCGAAACCCGTTAAGGAGTCCAGGGCCTCCAAGGGCTAATACCTACTCTCCCGAACGAAGGGTAGTATAGGGGCTAGGCCTTATTAGATTGGCGAAAGCTGGATTCGGTTGGGAACAAGAGGTTGGTgacttttttctcttctttacAATTTCAATGCAGTCCAACGTTCCAAACAGTTCGTTTCACCTTCGTTGTTCCTGTCTCGCTGGCTGCCTCTGTCGCTGCCTGCCATCCACGTTGCCACTGATCGCATCGCGCTGCCCCCATTCCCCAATTAATTGGTGCTGCAAGGCTGTCAACGGGTCTCCTACGCCTTACTATTCAAACCCAACCGCCGCAAACTTCAGCTCCTACTACGACGCAATCCCTAAGACCACGCGCTGATAGCTCTCTGCGTTGAGGGGTCCAGACATTCATTTTCTATCCGTAATCAAAGACACCATCTAAAATGGCATTGAGCGCGGACGACACAACCCTGTCAGGCCCTGGCAGTTCGAAGGAGATGCGGACCCACGACGAAGCAATGGCAACTAAAAGAGGTAGCGACCGCCTACGTGTGACCTTTCGAATCACAGTCATGATTTATGAGCCTTTCAATTTTCATGCAGTGCAAATGGGCTAATTGGCGGTATTACAGGCGACCGTGACAGCATCGGTGGAAACTCGAGAAACTCAAGAAGCAGTACGTTATATTGGAATTTGGACGGCAACCCATTTATTAACCAGTTGTGTACAGGAACTAGAGCAACCGCCGCCATGAGCAACTCGAACCCGGTagcgcccaagaagaagaagggcggctTCCTCGCCATCTTTGGCTGCTGCGGCGTCCCTGATGATGCGAACGGCCTCGACACCCCGGTACCAAGCAACAAGCTCGACAGGATCCCCGTTAGACCGGCGACCGCGAGCAGGCGAACAGCAACCCCGTCCGAGCAGCCCTCCGCGAGCAAGACCCATCTTTCTGAGAAGGAGCCAGCTCAGCAATCTCAGCCGACCCAGGAACAGTCGAAGAACGGGAAGCGGGTATCAGGAACGAGTACTCAGGATCAGTCGACAGTTGGCGAAAAGGATGGAGAGTCAAAGCAGACAACGATCGTTGGCCCCGGCTCAAGTAGCCCACTGGCATCGGTAGAGCCGCCACAGCAGACCAACAAGGAAGTGGAGGTGGTTGAGGAGGTGGTCAATgagaaggacgaggaagggGACGTGCAGATGCCTGATGCCGCTGAGGAATCACAACAAGCTTCACATGCGGCCGATGCCACGACTGAGGAATCGTACACAAACCTTCCCCCGCCACCTCCGGGCCCGGTTCCCGCAGCTACAACTACGCCAACAAGCGGCGCGCTAATTGAGAGCCCTCCGGTCTTTCCTCCCGACCAACCTCAGAAGTTCCTACTGCCTCCTCAAGCACCTGAGTTCAAGGGTAAGAAGTGCCTTGTTCTAGATTTGGATGAAACCCTCGTACACAGCTCCTTCAAGGTTAGTTCTGCACCCATCTTCCTACTTTCTAGTTCGCTTGCTGACAGTTCGAATTATAGATCCTTCACCAGGCCGATTTCACGATACCTGTTGAAATCGAAGGCAACTACCATAATGTCTATGTCATCAAGCGGCCAGGTGTAGACCAGTTTATGAAGAGAGTTGGCGAGCTTTACGAAGTTGTTGTCTTCACTGCATCGGTTTCCAAGGTATGTGAAATGGAACCATTCAAAAGCTTTTGGCAACTCAAATACTAACGATGCTCAGTACGGTGATCC includes the following:
- a CDS encoding plasma membrane phosphatase required for sodium stress response, variant 1: MALSADDTTLSGPGSSKEMRTHDEAMATKRGDRDSIGGNSRNSRSRTRATAAMSNSNPVAPKKKKGGFLAIFGCCGVPDDANGLDTPVPSNKLDRIPVRPATASRRTATPSEQPSASKTHLSEKEPAQQSQPTQEQSKNGKRVSGTSTQDQSTVGEKDGESKQTTIVGPGSSSPLASVEPPQQTNKEVEVVEEVVNEKDEEGDVQMPDAAEESQQASHAADATTEESYTNLPPPPPGPVPAATTTPTSGALIESPPVFPPDQPQKFLLPPQAPEFKGKKCLVLDLDETLVHSSFKILHQADFTIPVEIEGNYHNVYVIKRPGVDQFMKRVGELYEVVVFTASVSKYGDPLLDQLDIHNVVHHRLFRESCYNHQGNYVKDLSQVGRDLKDTIIIDNSPTSYIFHPQHAVPISSWFSDAHDNELLDLIPVLEDLAGANVQDVSLVLDVTL
- a CDS encoding plasma membrane phosphatase required for sodium stress response, variant 2 — protein: MSNSNPVAPKKKKGGFLAIFGCCGVPDDANGLDTPVPSNKLDRIPVRPATASRRTATPSEQPSASKTHLSEKEPAQQSQPTQEQSKNGKRVSGTSTQDQSTVGEKDGESKQTTIVGPGSSSPLASVEPPQQTNKEVEVVEEVVNEKDEEGDVQMPDAAEESQQASHAADATTEESYTNLPPPPPGPVPAATTTPTSGALIESPPVFPPDQPQKFLLPPQAPEFKGKKCLVLDLDETLVHSSFKILHQADFTIPVEIEGNYHNVYVIKRPGVDQFMKRVGELYEVVVFTASVSKYGDPLLDQLDIHNVVHHRLFRESCYNHQGNYVKDLSQVGRDLKDTIIIDNSPTSYIFHPQHAVPISSWFSDAHDNELLDLIPVLEDLAGANVQDVSLVLDVTL